In a genomic window of Jaculus jaculus isolate mJacJac1 chromosome 8, mJacJac1.mat.Y.cur, whole genome shotgun sequence:
- the Nol4l gene encoding nucleolar protein 4-like isoform X2, translating to MNDSTWMSADPHLASSLSPSQEERMRSPQNLHSQEDDDSSSESGSGNGSSTLNPSTSSSTQGDPSFPEMNGSGAAAPMDFTATAEDQPINLCDKLPPGTALGTPSYPSDGCSTDGLRSRVKYGVKSTSESPPYSSGSYDSIKTEVSGCPEDLTVGRAPTADDDDDDHDDHEDNDKMNDSEGMDPERLKAFNMFVRLFVDENLDRMVPISKQPKEKIQAIIESCSRQFPEFQERARKRIRTYLKSCRRMKKNGMEMTRPTPPHLTSAMAENILAAACESETRKAAKRMRLETYQSSQDEPIALDKQHSRDASAIAHSTYSLPASAYSQDPVYVNGGLNYSYRGYGALSSNLQPSASLQTGNHSNGPTDLSMKGGASTPTPPTPTPSSNSTSRTMPTAQLSPTEISAVRQLIAGYRESAAFLLRSADELENLILQQN from the exons ATGAATGACTCCACATGGATGTCAGCTGACCCCCACCTGGCCTCCAGCCTGAGCCCCAGCCAGGAGGAGAGGATGCGGAGCCCACAGAACCTTCATAGCCAAGAGGATG ATGACTCCTCCTCTGAGAGCGGCAGCGGCAATGGCTCCTCCACCCTGAACCCGTCCACCTCCAGCAGCACGCAGGGTGACCCCTCCTTTCCTGAGATGAATGGCAGCGGTGCCGCGGCCCCCATGGACTTCACTGCCACGGCTGAGGATCAGCCCATCAACCTGTGTGACAAGCTCCCACCAGGCACGGcgcttggcacaccctcctaccCCTCAGATGGCTGCAGTACTGATGGGCTGCGGAGCCGTGTCAAGTACGGGGTGAAGAGCACCTCCGAG TCCCCCCCTTATAGCTCTGGGAGCTATGATTCCATCAAGACCGAGGTCAGTGGGTGTCCTGAGGACCTGACGGTGGGCCGGGCCCCCACTGCGGATGATGATGACGACGACCATGATGACCACGAGGACAATGACAAGATGAATGACTCGGAGGGCATGGACCCTGAGCGTCTCAAGGCCTTCAAT ATGTTTGTGCGGCTCTTTGTGGATGAGAACCTGGACCGCATGGTGCCCATCTCCAAGCAGCCCAAGGAGAAGATCCAGGCCATCATCGAGTCCTGCAGCCGGCAGTTCCCCGAGTTCCAGGAGCGGGCCCGCAAGCGCATCCGCACATACCTCAAGTCCTGCCGCCGCATGAAGAAGAATGGCATGGAGATG ACTAGACCCACGCCTCCCCACCTGACCTCAGCCATGGCAGAGAACATTCTAGCAGCTGCCTGCGAGAGCGAGACCAGGAAAGCAGCCAAAAGGATGCGCCTGGAGACCTACCAGTCCTCACAG GACGAGCCCATAGCCCTGGACAAACAGCACTCCCGGGACGCCTCTGCCATCGCGCACTCCACCTACTCACTGCCAGCCTCCGCCTACTCCCAGGACCCCGTGTATGTCAACGGCGGCCTCAACTACAGCTACCGCGGCTACGGGGCCTTGAGCAGCAACCTGCAGCCCTCTGCTTCCCTCCAGACAGGAAATCACAGTAATG GGCCCACGGACCTCAGCATGAAAGGCGGGGCCTCTACTCCCACGCCTCCCACGCCCACGCCTTCCAGCAACAGCACCAGCAGGACCATGCCCACGGCCCAGCTCAGCCCCACGGAGATCAGTGCTGTGCGGCAGCTCATCGCTGGTTACCGAGAATCCGCAGCCTTCCTGCTGCGCTCTGCGGATGAACTGGAGAACCTCATTTTACAGCAGAACTGA